The sequence below is a genomic window from Sparus aurata chromosome 6, fSpaAur1.1, whole genome shotgun sequence.
CACTTTGTTACATTATTACTTTTGGCCTAACAGAACACTTCAAATTGTGTTAGAGGACACTTTAACCAATCATTTATTCCCCAAACAATGACTGCCAAGCAGTTAGGTTTGTgaagtttcttttcttttctttttttctctaagCGAGTCTAATGTTTTCCGTCTTGCTGTGAAAGAACGTCTGGAGAGAAGAGGCTACAACAAGTGTTCACTGGGTTTctaaattttttaaataatgccTTTCAGTGTCTGACAATAGAAAGGTTTATTTCCTGTCATGTGATTGCTCATTCATTCACCACACATGTTTATCCACTAGCCTCATCTCAATGGTCCTATGATTGCAGTAGATCGCACACGAGGTGGACATTGATGTGGCCAAACTTGTTCCACACTCCAGCATTATTAAAAAGACATATCGTGAACTTCCTACCTGTGTTAGCAGAGTGTTATTGTCCTTCAGAGAGTTGTTGATCATCTGCTGAGTGGTGTCCAGGTGGGTCAGCAGCTGGCCAAACTGCATGGCTACGAGTTGATGGGGTTGGATGAAGTGATACCCAGAGGCAAGACCGTAGAGAGGATGGCATTAGTTCTCAaatttacagttaaaaaacttgatcaaaaatgtaatgtgtttGCTCTCTGCCAGAAGAGATAAATAATCTGAAACGGATGAATGACTGCTCGACagattaaactttttttctttcacttgttTGCCTTCGTCTGTACAGAAAGatcaggagagaaaaaataaagtgaatgCAGCTAAACCTTATCGAACACTTTAGCTGCAGACTGTGACAGATCGGTGCGAACACAGTCTGGATGATAAATGACCTCTTTCAGCTCTCAGGAATGAATTATCAATACAATCTATTAATGCCAAGGTTCTGCTTTCATGTgctaaataataaaaagatgatAATGTGCATCTCTTTCTCCCTGAGGGGGTGTTTAACAGTATTGCCAGATTTAGTCTAATTCCATTACCATTCTCAGGCTCCCTTTCAGTGATTTTTTGCCCTTTGTTATAATAGAATGCCATGGTTTTGGCTAATTCCATTATCCGTTTGAATCCAATTTTCGCTTAGTTTTCATCTTTTGTCTCACACGCGTTCCCATTGCAAATGCAAATCTTTCAGGCCAAGTATTACTTCCCAGCACAGACGCTGCCTGACACATGAACCAGGGGTTCACACCCTGTTATGTTCTGTGGCTACATCCTACATATTTTGAATCTTTAATGCCACTCCCCACCCCCCACTAACCTACATACATCCTCTCCTTGAACTCTCATGGGTGTCATTTCAAGGTTCTTCTCCCACATAAAAGAACATAAATTATCCAAGTTTTCATTGTTATCATCACTACTGGGGTGAAATTTGCCCCTAGAGCAACATTGTTACAATATTTGAACCAATTACTCAACACCAGAACATTCATGTATTGTTATGGGGTAAAGTTATATGATAGTAAACTCCTTTAACTCAATAGCTCATATTGTCCTATTGTGGTTCAGAGATTTATGTGAGGAAACATAACAAGTCTCAGGCTGCAGCACTGCAGAACAGTTTCCATTCCTGTGTGTTACCTTGCTCGTGCAACTCCTTGACAGCGACAAGCCTCTGCACCACCTGAGGTATAGAAGTGGACATGGCATCCCACTTCTGCACCACGTCATAAAGCTGCGacacctgacacatacacaaGCACATAAAATACCAACATAAAGCCTTccagatgaattaaaaaaaaagaaaaagatgtttaTTCTATCCAAGGTCAcggttttgtcctgtgttgccTGATGCAATAGTTATTATTGTACTGTACATATTACTAATGCATACTGATAAACAACTTCAGACAACCTTGTCTATGAGTAATACTGTTAATGTGACAATCTGGCTGTGCAGTCTACATCTGAACAATGTGGGGTCTTTCTTGTTTCTGTGTACATCTCCGCATTTATTGTTACAATACACAGAAACACCTCAATTTAAACTTCATAATACTGTGGTATTATATGTAAGGTTATACCAGTTTTAAGGTATaaccagggttcgtacacatttttcaaggtcaaattcaagcacttttcaagcacttttaagggtcattttaaagattttccagcaccttactgctggggtaaaatacgtatctaaaggaatataaatacttgtgatttttttcttcactttttatcacaattatgtacattgtattatgctgtaaacatctaaaattatattctataatagcaaaaacttcagaaattaattatccagtgtgatcccaattttgtaaaagacacagagttataatgtcaagcactttcaagcacttaaactaaaatccaagcacttctcagaccttgaaaacacaacattgaaattcaagcactttcaaggatttcaagcacccgtacgaaccctgtataacGTGGTATCAAAAATCTATCGTTTTGACCGATCATAGTGTTTAGGTGCTTATGCAAGGTATGGAACTCTATTGTATTAATGTTTctgaaaaatacacatatttaaagtgttttgtgaGATTACATTGCTTTTCATTCCTCTAAGGGTCACTGTAACAATAACAATTATTGTGATATACCATGTAACATGAAACGGTGATATCTTCTCAGGTTATCTTAACGTGAAAATCTCATACCGTTGCAATCCTTATTGAATGCCACAAATATTACTTGCATTGCTTGATATTTGcccttttcattttcagctaCATTTTATTGCTAAAGATGTGTGTGAATGATATGCTGCTGTTCTGACTATTAGAGTCTCTTATGGACAGTTTACTATTGACTAGGtaatggtttgttttgttttatatgtttgaCTATAGTTGTGTTACTTTATTTTTCTCGGTCTTTGTATGCCGTTTGGCAATATGTGAATTATAACACTTGTGTGTTTCTATGAAGTAAATATAATCcttctttacattttacaagTGTTCAAAGTAAACAATGTACAATAACCTTATGTATCCAAAATAAACCACATTGTCTGACTTTATCATTCACCCTAATTATATCATTAACATGTCCTGCCCCCTTCTGGCCTTTTAAGGGTACAGCACTTTAGAACTATTGATGTCTAAAGCACACAAGTACTTTGCATTTAGATCATGCAGACTTCAAAGGCAAATCTAACATGTAAAAACGGAAGAAGTTGCATTTATTACCGACTCAAAATTCCCAAGCCATTTGTTATAGAAGGCACTAAATTCAAATTTAACTTATGATGCTCTCCACTGTTTAGTTCAGCTGTCAGAGCCAGTCAACTATTAGTTAACGTCTTCTTAACTGATATGTTGTCACCCAGACTGAACTATCAAGGTTATCACCTGTGACGCTGCATAATTATTAGACATATTATACAACTTCTTGTCTCTTAGGATCATTGGAAATCTTCCATCTTTAACTCTTTTGTAACTGAGGATTCACAGGTGGTCTTCTAAGATGCCGTTTTGTATGAGAGCATCTGAGATGATTACTCGATTAGTGTGCACTGATGAATGTACAGTGATTACTAACCTTGTTTTGTGTATCAGCGTCTTCAATCGCCGCCTTGTGTTTAGCAATCTCATTCATCTTCCCGAGGACACTCTGAATGGGAGGGTTCAGAtacataacagaaaaaaaaagacaagcatGGATTAGGTTAATATCAATACTGCGGCACATTGACAGTTTCTTGCAGTGGGTTCATCATAAGTCAGTCAGATATATGGAAAACTGGCATATTTTAAAAGTTAAGaagatacattttcaaaaggTTTATCAGcacttcacaacaaaacaactgaacTATTCCTTTGACTGAGTTTTAATAACCATCCAGTGCTAGGGGATGtttcaaaaagaaagaaagaaagaataagcTATagtaaatattatatatatatatatatacacataatatTTACTATAGTGtatgatattatattatatagtCAGAGGAAGGGCTGACATCTTGTAAAGGAAAAAgcagtcttttttttgtgttgttactttttagtttagtttatttgataAGGGACAATACAAAAGGCTTCCGAAAATACTGAATATTTCCCATAACACAACAAACTCACATTTCAGCattcttttaaaaaattatGGTTTAATCAGTTGTAATCAAATTAcaactgattattttatttctatcaaAAGCCTCCATTTTTCCCTCTAACGCTGTTCTGTATGCTGAACATGGATTAGTTACCTGCAGTCTGGCCTCCACTTGGTCCAGAGTTGCAGAGTCCAGTGCACTGACCCTCGCCTGCAGGAGCTCTATGGTGTCCTGAAACAAACaggcaaaaaacacacacacaagagttaTATATAAGTTTGCAGACAAAACTTTGTGTCCTTGCTCTTACCACTGGCACAGTAGGAATAAACAAACTTGGAGGAACTGATGTCATCTTTGAAGTATGACCCAGTTCTCTGGCTGCACATCAGATACACAGTGTTATGAATACAGACCCAAACTCCATACAGTGTGTTCCCAGAAGAAAGTAGCTGACTTCTTACCATCAAACTGACTCCTTGTACACCAGCACTAAGAGGTCCCTGCAACATCaacacaaagagggagaggTACATTTTAACAAGACGCAATGAAGCCTCCCCCGTACTTTACATAAATCAAGTGcaagattttatttcaatttcacTTTGTGGATCGTTACACAGCAACAGGAGCATGAAAATTCTGCTGGTGTGAGAGTGAAAGAGATAAACAGAATTAGTGTGAATGAAATAGAAAGGTTCtggagagaatgtgtgtgtgtgtgtgtgtgtgtgtgtgtgtgtgtgtgtgtgtacctgcttGTCTGATCCTGAGCCAACAGCGATCTCCAGCTCAGCAAGACGCTTCTCCAATTCCGCCATCTACGGGGACAGAACAAGGCAACACATGGCTGGCAGTGACAACAGCATCCCACGAGACACACATAAAAACGCCCACGCACACACCTTCCTGCCTTTTGTCCTGTTTATTGCCATCAAACACTCTGACATTTATCTCatgagaatgaaaacaaaaaacacgtcTAGCTGATCATACCGCTGAAACATGCGTTCACATCCGAGACATTCTTCCACTTTACCTTGGCAGACTCATTGAATTTTTCCTGCTCTGGTCTGCTGTGCAGCTCGTAGAGTACGACTCCATCTGGGCCCTTAGCTGAAGCCGTCGGCTTGCTGTCTCCTGCAGAGCTGCCACGGCTGCCCTTGGCCGCTTCCAGCTGGGTGAGCAGACGCCTGCgggaaaggaaggaaagggaGACACAAAAGGATTATATGCTCAATATTGTTATCTGCCCCCATGTGCTGCTGtgccctctttctctcttggtACCAATCTTTTAAGGCTTTGTTGTAAACTGTAAAGTTCAAGGTGAGCTTCGAtcttttttacagttttcaaCAATATGTATTCATCCTGTCTGCGCCTTCCCTCACCTTCTCCAGTTTTATTTCCCTTCCTCAgtcatctgtccatctgtttcCCCTAGGTAGTTCACTCAGATCAGTAGGATTTATGTGAGCGACTGATACCAGCTGTACTGCCTTGCCCTTATTACTCGCTCCCTCCTTATGTCTGGGTTTTAGTCAGAGGCTCAGAAAAATGAATTCCCCTGCTTTTGCCTCAAACCATCTCTGCGGACTACCTCATTTTCTACAGTAAGGCATCTACTTTTTCCATCACTCTATCAGGGTCTGATAGTTTTGGGCTTCAGGTTTCAGTTTCAAGATGCTTGTCGTCTTCTCAGCTCACCTGGCCAGCGCTCCATCTGGATCAGCCAAGTTGATGTGTGCCTGTGGTCCCAGGAGTGAGTCGAGATGGGCAGAAACCAGCTGCTGTTTGAGCTGGGCTGCCTGCTGGGCAAGAACCACCGGGGTCAGGCGCTCCTCTGCATTGCTCTCCTTTGTGGCAGTCTGCAAACAGAGGAAACATCGGGATCATTGAGTAACTGAGTTCTATGCAGCAGTAAACAGCAATGCAGTGGTGGACGAAATCAAGCCCTAGAAGTCTGTTTCTAAGAACATGCGTCCCATGACAAATCATAGGAAATtaaggaaaatgttttgaatcCATAAACATGCACACTTGCACTAGACatgtaaattgtatttgttCTAACATTGTGTTTCAGATAGAAGAGAATTAAGGGGTGTAATTAAACCTGGGATTAGATTAGACGTTGCAGCTAACCACAGGGATCTACCTAAGGGTAACAcaattaaataacaaaataaaactaatttgaaaatgatttgGTAAGTTTATGCAGAAAGCTTTAGGAGGCTTGAGCTGCTCTCCCTGATATACTTTATTAAACTGGAGCGGTTTTTTTTGGCTGTTCATTTTTCCTGATTCTCTGCAACAGAGGCTGGCAAGGGGAAAGTTATTTGGAGTAATAGTGGGGCTAGGTAATTAATAGAATTTAGGATTTTGGCTTCGAAAAATCATGACAGCAAGATAACTGAGATAAAACCATCTCTGATACGCCTGTTTTGTGCCATATTACGTATCAAGTGTGTCTTTTTCCTTTACAGCAGAGCATTTTCATTCCTTTCCTAAAAGCCCAGAGTCATTCTCAGCCAGGCTGTGACACGTTTAGTTTGGCTCACTACACTCAAGTGAGCAATCGTTTGTGTGAACCACATCAGGACATCCGTCACTTATGATGCACATCTCTCCTTGCTGTTACAGTACTAGCTTGGAGCATCCAAAGAGGATGAGAGAGTGTATTTCAATAATCCTCTGTCACATGTTGTAcacatatattaaaaaaagtctTAATGTTTATATCATAAATGCAAGATGTATGTATAAATCCAAAGTCAAAAAGTTACCATGTTATATCAACCAAAATCGATTTATCGGGGTAGATACCAATACTGATCATTAGTAATCCAAGACACAGATAAATGGTGTCTGTAACCATTGTATTTTTGcagcaaaaaatacatttcagcatcacaatttagaaaaaacaggaatttaaTTTAACTAACAACAATTTATGCAAGTTCAGTATATCTACTCAAGTACAAGTGAGGCATTGAGTACTGGCTATTGAGTATTTATATTACCTCCTACTTTGTATTTCCATTTgtcactttgcagattcagattatttagTGTTGACAGGCAATTGCTTATGAATTGGAACCAGTCAGATAGTGCTGTCGGCAGGACACTGAGTGAAATCACAGAGTGGTGAATACAGACAGACGCAGAAAGAATGCACCAGAGCCGAAGCAGCGTGTTTTTAAATTAACCTATTTTATAAGCAATCTGACACAAAAAAGGTGGCtatccataaatcagaaaaatgctgaatatccaCACTGATAATTGGTCAGACTGATAATCAGCCCATCCCTAATCCTGATCTCAATACTGACCAAAATAATggtgattatgatttttttccataagtcagcagacaaaaacagtcaaaattatgagacataaattgaaataaaatgccAGAATCTTCCTTAACATTGACAATAACAAAGCAATGCAATGGCATGATATTATATAGTAATCAGGCACAACTTT
It includes:
- the dctn2 gene encoding dynactin subunit 2 isoform X1, encoding MADPKYANLPGIAFNEPDVYETGDLPEDDQAQFESELEELCSDSVERIVVNPNAAYDKFKDKHVTTKGLDFSDRISKSRRVGYESGEFEILGEGCGVKETPQQKYQRLVNEIQELTQEVDAIQTATKESNAEERLTPVVLAQQAAQLKQQLVSAHLDSLLGPQAHINLADPDGALARRLLTQLEAAKGSRGSSAGDSKPTASAKGPDGVVLYELHSRPEQEKFNESAKMAELEKRLAELEIAVGSGSDKQGPLSAGVQGVSLMDTIELLQARVSALDSATLDQVEARLQSVLGKMNEIAKHKAAIEDADTQNKVSQLYDVVQKWDAMSTSIPQVVQRLVAVKELHEQAMQFGQLLTHLDTTQQMINNSLKDNNTLLTQVQQTMKENLVAVEENFAALDQRIKKLSN
- the dctn2 gene encoding dynactin subunit 2 isoform X2, whose translation is MADPKYANLPGIAFNEPDVYETGDLPEDDQAQFESEELCSDSVERIVVNPNAAYDKFKDKHVTTKGLDFSDRISKSRRVGYESGEFEILGEGCGVKETPQQKYQRLVNEIQELTQEVDAIQTATKESNAEERLTPVVLAQQAAQLKQQLVSAHLDSLLGPQAHINLADPDGALARRLLTQLEAAKGSRGSSAGDSKPTASAKGPDGVVLYELHSRPEQEKFNESAKMAELEKRLAELEIAVGSGSDKQGPLSAGVQGVSLMDTIELLQARVSALDSATLDQVEARLQSVLGKMNEIAKHKAAIEDADTQNKVSQLYDVVQKWDAMSTSIPQVVQRLVAVKELHEQAMQFGQLLTHLDTTQQMINNSLKDNNTLLTQVQQTMKENLVAVEENFAALDQRIKKLSN